In Ostrea edulis chromosome 10, xbOstEdul1.1, whole genome shotgun sequence, one genomic interval encodes:
- the LOC130050908 gene encoding uncharacterized protein LOC130050908 encodes MENQKMISGNVFRSMADDNDLKNDFVPYDQVKDTILKIEVLKTSNANVSSFLPSWADDEYFLQLHKPKKIKKRNLFETSMETGETVLEKVSEDTTTIESGLNAENGQITYSLPDISSEELEIKIEDVAAYILSIVEKACTIVLHDIAAQNLDQDDGSIMEETKNANTSDANQEMENECLPKPVKLPVQELKQKTKPVQSGQDKPGGLTALETGKIQKFIPRKLFLSSIETFKLAPESQDSTKNKEKINPVKPRPLPCSFQSTTGLSPAEEPRVVRPRRRWRDRILRFLGFKR; translated from the coding sequence ATGGAAAATCAAAAGATGATTTCTGGAAATGTTTTCCGTTCTATGGCAGAcgacaatgatttaaaaaatgactttGTACCTTATGATCAGGTTAAGGACACCATCTTGAAAATCGaagttttaaaaacttctaatgCAAATGTTTCTTCATTCCTGCCGTCATGGGCTGATGATGAATATTTTTTGCAGTTACACAAACCGAAGAAAATAAAGAAGAGAAATTTGTTTGAAACAAGCATGGAAACTGGAGAAACAGTGTTGGAGAAAGTGTCAGAAGACACGACAACCATTGAGAGCGGACTGAATGCAGAGAACGGACAAATCACATATTCCCTTCCTGATATCAGTAGCGaagaacttgaaataaaaatagaggATGTTGCAGCATATATCCTGAGCATTGTCGAAAAGGCATGTACAATAGTTCTCCATGATATAGCAGCCCAGAATCTAGATCAGGATGACGGCAGTATTATGGAAGAAACAAAAAATGCGAACACTTCAGATGCGAACCAGGAAATGGAAAATGAGTGTCTACCGAAACCTGTTAAATTACCGGTACAAGAGTTAAAACAGAAAACTAAACCAGTCCAAAGTGGACAGGACAAACCTGGGGGACTTACTGCATTAGAAACAGGGAAAATACAAAAGTTTATTCCCCGAAAGCTGTTTCTATCGAGTATAGAAACCTTCAAACTTGCACCTGAATCCCAGGATTCCACCAAGAACAAAGAGAAGATCAATCCCGTGAAACCGAGGCCTTTACCGTGTAGTTTCCAAAGCACCACGGGACTTTCTCCTGCGGAAGAACCACGTGTGGTGAGACCGCGTAGAAGATGGAGGGATCGCATTCTCAGATTTTTGGGATTTAAAAGATAG
- the LOC125666658 gene encoding integrator complex subunit 15-like translates to MSKILKKLSYLDFPENSRQALQYVASCYSDGSTHHGLSIPGLESASENWAYEVCHEYVYFNPSSRRGAQKLNAVQELQLLEMLSSCLSEASEGSRYSIFNAIFGGSPEGYKIILLTKLVSMALSVGLSPVLDCAALWMQEHGCHSKMSCDLSHSLVEDYCVLFPEVSQTFQKLPKISPLFTCNFITAVATIYPFDGNAFQKPPPLSLLRYITEWVTSDPCLCSESVRLSRIQANFSCPFMGLVQWCILGHLYTQCQVTNETEKTEVLGLLSKLHFGILQSLFAYKSMELNQALFYMPHFVSLSEALIQLHKGCKSEETLNLLIEKIGQVIQVAMVTGSLKEEKGFHGLKQICSTLPHNRLLEIIHQHQLPQSMDTS, encoded by the exons ATGTCAAAAATCCTGAAGAAGTTGAGTTACCTGGACTTTCCGGAGAACTCCAGACAGGCTTTGCAGTATGTGGCTTCCTGCTATTCGGATGGCTCTACACATCATGGTCTGTCTATTCCTGGTCTGGAATCGGCCTCGGAGAACTGGGCATACGAAGTCTGTCATGAATACGTCTACTTCAACCCGTCCTCCAGACGCGGTGCACAG AAGCTGAATGCTGTTCAAGAACTTCAGCTCCTCGAGATGTTGAGCAGTTGTTTGAGTGAGGCCAGTGAGGGGTCGCGATACAGTATATTTAATGCCATATTTGGAGGCTCCCCCGAGGGgtacaaaattattttactgACCAAACTGGTGTCCATGGCGTTGTCCGTGGGTCTTAGTCCTGTACTGGATTGTGCAGCATTGTGGATGCAG GAACACGGTTGTCATAGTAAGATGTCATGTGATCTGTCACACAGTTTGGTGGAGGACTATTGCGTGCTCTTTCCAGAGGTCAGTCAGACGTTTCAGAAACTCCCCAAAATCTCGCCTCTCTTCACCTGTAACTTCATCACGGCTGTTGCTACCATCTATCCATTTGATGGGAATG CTTTCCAAAAGCCCCCTCCCCTGTCATTGCTTCGCTATATCACAGAGTGGGTGACCTCTGACCCCTGTTTGTGTTCAGAATCCGTCCGCCTGTCACGCATTCAGGCCAATTTCTCCTGCCCATTCATGGGGCTGGTGCAGTGGTGCATTCTGGgacatttatatacacagtgtCAAGTGACAAATGAAACAGAAAAGACTGAAGTTCTTGGACTTCTATCAAAACTCCATTTTGGAATTCTTCAGAGTTTGTTTGCCTATAAAAGCATGGAGCTGAATCAGGCTCTTTTCTATATGCCTCATTTTGTGTCCTTGTCTGAAGCGCTGATACAATTGCATAAAGGGTGCAAGAGTGAGGAGACCTTGAACTTGTTGATTGAGAAGATCGGACAAGTCATTCAGGTTGCTATGGTGACAGGAAGCCTGAAAGAAGAAAAAG GTTTCCATGGTTTAAAACAAATCTGCAGCACATTACCACACAACAG ATTACTTGAAATTATACATCAACATCAACTTCCGCAAAGCATGGACACATCTTAG